Proteins encoded within one genomic window of Triticum aestivum cultivar Chinese Spring chromosome 2D, IWGSC CS RefSeq v2.1, whole genome shotgun sequence:
- the LOC123049835 gene encoding uncharacterized protein isoform X1, protein MKHQVDIKILEKTTHGLCKLVCMMSFPDEYLLFRAEGKIWNGPDGAQVSPDCPFVVRQVAELKNKSFEQVRHAVLKNFQLNEATHELTLQHILYVRTDPSAPPYNLLIDIVGEESWRAFFKVACRHVRSFKLFAKWTVKKTSSASNATDSNITTALDEDPAVTDESDDGSWPACKHDKPCTIETSWDRQDPGRRFYRCPFFANPKEDCKFTKWLDKKFPEKANELINKYQDTVDSLQQQVDNLKCELEELRRRHRKRSAEEVVVIHGDKCPCGKSLCDLTCRGREKQTRPSQTPRLARDN, encoded by the exons ATGAAGCATCAAGTGGATATAAAAATCTTGGAGAAAACAACTCATGGACTTTGCAAGTTAGTATGCAT GATGTCATTCCCAGACGAATATCTGCTATTTCGCGCAGAAGGAAAGATTTGGAATGGACCCGATGGGGCGCAAGTGAGTCCCGATTGCCCATTTGTGGTCAGGCAGGTGGCGGAGCTGAAGAACAAATCGTTCGAACAAGTGCGGCACGCGGTACTCAAGAATTTTCAGCTCAACGAAGCCACACATGAACTCACTTTGCAGCACATCCTGTATGTGAGGACCGATCCTTCCGCTCCTCCATACAATCTGCTGATTGACATAGTAGGCGAGGAATCATGGAGGGCGTTTTTCAAGGTGGCATGCCGCCATGTCCGCTCCTTCAAGCTCTTCGCCAAATGGACCGTCAAGAAGACAAGCTCTGCCTCCAATGCGACTGACAGCAATATCACAACAGCTCTAGACGAAGATCCCGCCGTAACGGATGAATCCGATGATGGGAGCTGGCCGGCTTGCAAGCACGATAAGCCATGCACCATTGAAACTTCGTGGGACCGACAAGACCCGGGGCGAAGGTTCTACCGCTGCCCCTTCTTCGCT AATCCTAAAGAAGACTGCAAATTCACCAAATGGTTGGACAAGAAGTTTCCTGAGAAGGCAAACGAACTCATAAACAAATACCAGGACACGGTTGATTCACTCCAACAGCAAGTCGACAACCTCAAGTGTGAGCTTGAGGAACTCCGTCGCCGTCATCGGAAAAGATCCGCCGAAGAAGTTGTTGTCATTCATGGAGACAAGTGCCCCTGTGGCAAGAGCCTGTGCGACCTAACTTGTCGCGGCCGGGAGAAACAGACACGCCCAAGCCAAACACCAAGATTGGCCAGGGACAATTAG
- the LOC123049835 gene encoding uncharacterized protein isoform X2, protein MSFPDEYLLFRAEGKIWNGPDGAQVSPDCPFVVRQVAELKNKSFEQVRHAVLKNFQLNEATHELTLQHILYVRTDPSAPPYNLLIDIVGEESWRAFFKVACRHVRSFKLFAKWTVKKTSSASNATDSNITTALDEDPAVTDESDDGSWPACKHDKPCTIETSWDRQDPGRRFYRCPFFANPKEDCKFTKWLDKKFPEKANELINKYQDTVDSLQQQVDNLKCELEELRRRHRKRSAEEVVVIHGDKCPCGKSLCDLTCRGREKQTRPSQTPRLARDN, encoded by the exons ATGTCATTCCCAGACGAATATCTGCTATTTCGCGCAGAAGGAAAGATTTGGAATGGACCCGATGGGGCGCAAGTGAGTCCCGATTGCCCATTTGTGGTCAGGCAGGTGGCGGAGCTGAAGAACAAATCGTTCGAACAAGTGCGGCACGCGGTACTCAAGAATTTTCAGCTCAACGAAGCCACACATGAACTCACTTTGCAGCACATCCTGTATGTGAGGACCGATCCTTCCGCTCCTCCATACAATCTGCTGATTGACATAGTAGGCGAGGAATCATGGAGGGCGTTTTTCAAGGTGGCATGCCGCCATGTCCGCTCCTTCAAGCTCTTCGCCAAATGGACCGTCAAGAAGACAAGCTCTGCCTCCAATGCGACTGACAGCAATATCACAACAGCTCTAGACGAAGATCCCGCCGTAACGGATGAATCCGATGATGGGAGCTGGCCGGCTTGCAAGCACGATAAGCCATGCACCATTGAAACTTCGTGGGACCGACAAGACCCGGGGCGAAGGTTCTACCGCTGCCCCTTCTTCGCT AATCCTAAAGAAGACTGCAAATTCACCAAATGGTTGGACAAGAAGTTTCCTGAGAAGGCAAACGAACTCATAAACAAATACCAGGACACGGTTGATTCACTCCAACAGCAAGTCGACAACCTCAAGTGTGAGCTTGAGGAACTCCGTCGCCGTCATCGGAAAAGATCCGCCGAAGAAGTTGTTGTCATTCATGGAGACAAGTGCCCCTGTGGCAAGAGCCTGTGCGACCTAACTTGTCGCGGCCGGGAGAAACAGACACGCCCAAGCCAAACACCAAGATTGGCCAGGGACAATTAG